Sequence from the Nitrincola iocasae genome:
AACGTCTCGGTAGTACCGGTATCGGCGACGGTGTGGCGATCCCACACTGTCGTCTGGCTGGGTGCAATCGAGCTCTCGCACTCTTAGTCACCCTGAAAGAGCCGATTGATTTTAACGCGATAGACAACCGTCCAGTCGACCTTCTCTGTTGCCTGCTAGTACCTGAAGATGCCGCTACAGAGCATTTACAGACACTGGCCGGGCTTGCCGAACTTTTCAGTCAGTCTGAAATACGTGAAACACTGCGCAGTGCTGCTGATGCAGCAACGCTGTACAGTCGCTTCCTGAACGCTGCCAGGCAAGGGGCCTAAGCTGTGAAGCTGGTCATTTTGAGTGGTCGATCTGGTTCAGGTAAAACCACGGCATTGCAAGCACTTGAAGATGCTGGCTTTTATTGCATCGACAACCTGCCAGCCATTTTACTACCCGAACTGATCAAGCAAATGACTGAGGCCACGGGAAACCCGTCAAAAATAGCGGTCAGTATTGATGCCCGGAACCTGACCAGCAACCTGGAACGCTTTCCAGCGTTACTTGAACAACTCAAACAATTCAGTGACCTGAGCTGTGAAGTCATCTATCTGGATGCATCAGAATCCACGTTGCTAAAACGCTTCAGTGCCACCCGGCGCAAACACCCGCTCACCGACACTCACTCAGGATTACGTGAAGCAATTGAATACGAACGCGTGTTACTGGAGCCCATCGCGACCCTGGCCGACATGCGCATTGATACCACCCGACTGACGCTCTATGAGCTGCGTGATCGTATCAAACTACGTATTACACAAAGGCGCGAGCAATCCCTCTCCCTGCTATTTGAGTCCTTTGGCTTCAAACATGGCGTACCACTGGACGCTGACTTCACTTTTGACGTCCGCACACTACCCAACCCTCACTGGATACCTGAATTACGCCCCCTGACAGGACTGGATACGGAGGTGCGTGAATTTCTGCAGCAGTCGCCTGATGTGGATGAAATGGCGGCCGATATCACTCATTTTCTGGAACGCTGGTTACCGCGTATTCGCCAGGATAACCGCAGCTACCTGACAGTCTGTATAGGTTGCACTGGAGGCCAACATCGTTCGGTCTATCTGGCAGAATACCTGGCTAGTCATTTCAGCTTGTCCATGGATAGTGTCCACGTCCGTCACCGTGAACTGACCTGATTGAGAAAGGCATGATTGAATCTCCCATCACTATTATTAATAAACTCGGTTTACATGCACGAGCCGCCGCTAAGCTCAGCACCCTGGCCAGTGGTTTTTCCAGTCAGATTGAGATTGAAAAAAATGACCGCTGCGTCGACTGTAAAAGCATTATGGCAGTGATGATGCTGGCAGCCAGCAAAGGCACTGAGCTTAACCTTCGTATTGAAGGCACAGATGAACACCAGGCTTTTGAAGCCATAATTACGCTGATCAACAACCGTTTTGATGAGCCGGAATAGAGCCCCTTATGAATTCACCAGATCAAAATAACTTTCAGACTGATGATGAAGATATACTTGTCAGTCGCTCTGAGCTGAAACGGCAGATGGATGCGCTGAAACAACTGGGTAAACGCATCACCGAGCTGCGTCCGGATCAGCAGGAGAAAATCCCGATGGATGAAGCCCTGCGAGCAGCCATAACCGAAACCCGACGCATCACCTCTAACGGGGCATTAAAACGCCATATGCAATTTATTGGCAAATTAATGCGCCATGCTGACGTGGACGCTATCCGTCTGGCATTAGATGAATTTGATACCGCAAGCCAGGCGCATAACCAGAAGTTTCATGCCATTGAGCAGTGGCGTGAGCGATTACTGCTTGAAGGTACAGCCGGAAATGAAGCACTGGAAGCCTTTATCAATGATCACCCACAGACAGATATCCAGCAACTGCGTCAACTAATCCGGAATACCCGACGGGAAATTGAAAAACAGCAACCCCCGACGCAGTATCGTAAGCTATTCCGCTTTCTGCGTGACACCACCGAATCAAACTGAGCCAGGACATCAGCCCTCGTTAGCGTTCAGCAGGTTCAGCTCAGGATCATCCCAGTGACCCGTTAATGTATAGGCAATGCGGGTCATTTTTTCGATGCGGTCACCCATGATTTTATCAAAAATGAATAACGCACCGGCAACCTGAGGAGCCCCAAGTAACACCGCCCCAAGAGTCAAATTACTGCTCAGTGGCACACTCACCTTAATGGTTTTATCCAGTTGCTGTGTATTCAGGTTGACGCTGCCGGTAATTTCCATGGAGGCCGACGGGCCAGTTAGCATGAATGGATCACGGGTACTTGCCAGCCCCCCATTCAGATCATAGCTGGCCTTTAACTCATCGAATACCAAGCCACGCTGAAGCAGATCACTAAAATCCAGTCGCAGTCGTCTTGACAGGGTGTTTAAATTAAGCAGCCCGAATACCCGCAGCAAGTTAGCACCACTACCGGATTCAATGATACGCCCCTCTTCAGCCTGAAAGCTGAAAGAACCATCCAGTTCAGCCACACTGAATTGCCAGGGAGCACCTGGCCAGGTCAATTGTGCTGAAGATACTAACCGAGTTGTCTCCAGAGGCCTTCCCTGCCCCCAAAGATCAAGCACATCAGCCAAATCAGCGCCTGACAGGTTTAATGTCAGGTCTGTGGCCGGATGTGCCCCAGCTTGCCAATGGGCTCTGCCACTCACAGAAAAATCAAGCAGCTCACCCTGTATGTCTTCAAAGGTTACCTGCTGTGCTTGTGGTTGCATACGCAATTGCCAGCGCCCCAAAGCCCGCTGACCCAAACGCAAGTCATCAATTTGCAGATCAAGCCTGGGAAGCTCTGAGGTATCTACCGAGTGCGTTTGATCACTACCCGATTGCAGCAACGGCACAGAAGATTCAGACTCTGCATCTGCAATGGGCAGATGCAGATAAGCAAATCGAGCGACCCATTCACCTTCAGAGACCAATGCTGGGGGTTGAATATAGCCTTGGGCGCTTAGTCCAGCCAACTCACCAGATACTTCAAGCCTGGCGGTTTGCGGCAGTACCGGAACTCCCTGGCCCAGCAACACCTGTCCACGCAGCTCAGCTGACAAGTCCATAACACCTTGCAGCAGTTGATCATAGTGAAAAGATAAACGTGAATTTTC
This genomic interval carries:
- the yjgA gene encoding ribosome biogenesis factor YjgA produces the protein MNSPDQNNFQTDDEDILVSRSELKRQMDALKQLGKRITELRPDQQEKIPMDEALRAAITETRRITSNGALKRHMQFIGKLMRHADVDAIRLALDEFDTASQAHNQKFHAIEQWRERLLLEGTAGNEALEAFINDHPQTDIQQLRQLIRNTRREIEKQQPPTQYRKLFRFLRDTTESN
- a CDS encoding PTS sugar transporter subunit IIA; its protein translation is MPISELLTESLTLCHIDAGSKKRVLEIASEALAAEIDKLEVEDVFSALLNRERLGSTGIGDGVAIPHCRLAGCNRALALLVTLKEPIDFNAIDNRPVDLLCCLLVPEDAATEHLQTLAGLAELFSQSEIRETLRSAADAATLYSRFLNAARQGA
- the rapZ gene encoding RNase adapter RapZ, with protein sequence MKLVILSGRSGSGKTTALQALEDAGFYCIDNLPAILLPELIKQMTEATGNPSKIAVSIDARNLTSNLERFPALLEQLKQFSDLSCEVIYLDASESTLLKRFSATRRKHPLTDTHSGLREAIEYERVLLEPIATLADMRIDTTRLTLYELRDRIKLRITQRREQSLSLLFESFGFKHGVPLDADFTFDVRTLPNPHWIPELRPLTGLDTEVREFLQQSPDVDEMAADITHFLERWLPRIRQDNRSYLTVCIGCTGGQHRSVYLAEYLASHFSLSMDSVHVRHRELT
- a CDS encoding HPr family phosphocarrier protein, which gives rise to MIESPITIINKLGLHARAAAKLSTLASGFSSQIEIEKNDRCVDCKSIMAVMMLAASKGTELNLRIEGTDEHQAFEAIITLINNRFDEPE